The SAR324 cluster bacterium genome has a segment encoding these proteins:
- a CDS encoding purine-binding chemotaxis protein CheW encodes MSQLTEILSTEELQSNAGKYRDRDITQNMQMETLLIFSLEKRWYGCSASELSEVFPLLSVTPLPFTHPSILGLTNVRGDLLLVCDIRKYFGLSSALTASSIIVVHDQTSRTGILAETVKGVDHIPLSMFQPALENRTGIPHEFIEGVTMYQGEILLWLSLKQIARKLEDAMK; translated from the coding sequence ATGAGCCAGTTAACGGAAATCCTTTCAACAGAAGAACTGCAGAGCAATGCCGGCAAATACAGAGACCGGGACATCACTCAAAATATGCAGATGGAAACCTTGCTGATCTTTTCACTGGAAAAAAGATGGTATGGTTGCTCAGCATCAGAATTGAGTGAGGTCTTTCCCCTGTTATCGGTAACACCTCTGCCCTTCACGCATCCCTCCATTCTGGGGCTGACCAATGTCAGGGGCGATTTGTTGCTGGTGTGTGATATCCGGAAATATTTTGGACTTTCTTCCGCGTTAACAGCCAGTTCAATTATCGTGGTGCATGACCAGACAAGCCGTACAGGAATCCTGGCGGAAACAGTGAAAGGCGTCGATCACATTCCTTTGTCCATGTTTCAACCGGCACTGGAAAACCGTACAGGGATTCCCCATGAATTTATCGAGGGCGTTACCATGTATCAGGGGGAAATTTTGTTGTGGCTCAGTCTGAAGCAAATTGCCCGAAAGCTGGAGGATGCCATGAAATAG
- a CDS encoding methyl-accepting chemotaxis protein gives MNQEINGVNTASHQVLLRKSIRTRLVMGLGAFIVSTMFLIGVFSSYNASILLEQGLNINLNNKISYKSAIIQKTLGAIVDDVGFFAKATALHGMVRASNNNGVDPLTHLSYNEWKDQLAELFYHTVNYKKHYMQLRFIGKDGQELVRVDGNGIKATLIPGKELQNKSTREYFIKTAVLPNNEIYVSPLDLNVERGEIEHPFKPVIRYSTPIFDEKNVFAGIVIVNILAKDFLDTLADDSDEAVYLLNQEGYYLKHPDPEKEWGFMLNKDTRIQQDYPKQANILLSGTPGVVTAGDRLLFYAPIDVNNRLGIRWTLVMDADKQQIFTPIYTWQLHLAIFSLLVLFVSFVIAFFFIEKLMAPLHSAITVIDKVAMGDLTIDIQVTTEDEIGQLMTSVKTMVDSMNTLAGELQDGTLQLTASSNQISASAMEQMRNITGQYETLNNFSASLNELAATSTQLGKNTEQIVETSRNAIVLANQGNQAVADSLNSIENIQQTNVGTSEKFKLLVEKVENIAKVLLTITKIADKTNLLSVNASIEAVKAGESGKGFGVVAAEIRRLADQTVLASQDIENIITEIQKAASTAMMSMDKLQATTMDGLEQAQTAGTSFQELIEAVQTIGPSLEEMREGILQQAQSTVQMTHSLQQIQHTADENRLSSEQTSQTTVNLSQMAQQQMEIAQRFKVEKRRSAISRKDPQFRE, from the coding sequence ATGAATCAGGAAATAAATGGTGTCAACACAGCCTCCCATCAAGTTCTTCTTCGTAAAAGCATCCGCACTCGTCTGGTAATGGGGCTGGGTGCGTTTATCGTCAGTACCATGTTTCTGATCGGAGTGTTCAGCAGTTACAACGCCTCCATCCTGCTTGAACAGGGACTGAATATTAATCTGAACAACAAGATCAGTTACAAATCAGCCATTATCCAGAAAACACTGGGGGCTATTGTGGACGACGTGGGCTTCTTCGCCAAAGCCACAGCCCTTCATGGCATGGTCAGGGCTTCAAACAACAACGGTGTCGATCCGTTAACCCATCTTTCCTACAATGAATGGAAAGACCAGCTCGCTGAATTGTTCTATCACACAGTGAACTATAAAAAGCATTACATGCAATTGCGATTCATTGGAAAAGATGGACAGGAACTGGTTCGGGTGGATGGCAATGGAATCAAGGCAACCCTAATTCCCGGTAAAGAATTACAAAACAAAAGCACTCGTGAATATTTTATTAAAACCGCGGTTCTGCCAAACAACGAAATCTATGTTTCTCCTCTGGATCTGAATGTGGAACGCGGAGAAATCGAACATCCATTCAAACCTGTGATCCGTTACAGCACTCCGATTTTTGACGAAAAAAACGTGTTTGCGGGCATCGTGATTGTCAATATTCTTGCAAAAGATTTCCTGGATACACTCGCTGATGACAGTGACGAGGCCGTATACCTCCTGAATCAGGAAGGTTATTATTTGAAGCACCCGGATCCTGAAAAGGAATGGGGATTCATGTTAAACAAGGATACTCGTATCCAGCAGGATTATCCCAAACAGGCAAACATTCTGCTTTCAGGCACACCAGGTGTGGTCACAGCAGGTGACAGGCTTTTATTTTATGCTCCAATTGATGTCAACAACCGGTTGGGAATTCGCTGGACCCTTGTGATGGATGCGGACAAACAGCAAATTTTTACACCCATCTATACCTGGCAGCTTCATCTGGCGATCTTCTCATTACTGGTGCTTTTTGTCAGTTTTGTGATTGCCTTTTTTTTCATTGAAAAGCTGATGGCACCACTCCACTCCGCAATCACTGTGATTGATAAGGTCGCAATGGGAGATCTCACCATTGATATTCAGGTAACCACTGAGGATGAAATCGGACAATTGATGACTTCTGTCAAAACGATGGTGGATTCCATGAACACACTGGCAGGAGAACTCCAGGATGGAACCCTTCAACTCACAGCCTCCTCCAATCAGATTTCGGCCTCTGCCATGGAACAGATGAGAAACATCACCGGGCAATATGAAACCTTGAATAATTTTTCTGCAAGCCTGAATGAACTGGCCGCTACTTCCACCCAACTTGGAAAAAACACGGAGCAAATTGTAGAAACTTCCCGTAATGCGATAGTTCTGGCAAATCAGGGAAATCAGGCGGTGGCTGATTCCCTCAATAGCATTGAAAACATTCAGCAGACCAATGTGGGAACCTCAGAAAAATTCAAACTGCTGGTCGAAAAGGTGGAGAACATCGCCAAGGTTCTGTTAACCATTACCAAAATTGCTGATAAAACCAATTTGTTGTCGGTCAATGCTTCCATTGAGGCTGTCAAAGCTGGTGAATCTGGCAAGGGCTTTGGCGTGGTGGCCGCTGAAATACGTCGACTTGCGGACCAGACCGTTCTGGCCTCCCAGGACATTGAAAATATCATCACCGAAATCCAGAAAGCGGCCAGTACGGCCATGATGAGTATGGACAAACTACAGGCAACCACCATGGATGGACTGGAACAGGCACAAACCGCGGGAACCTCCTTTCAGGAACTGATTGAAGCGGTTCAAACCATTGGTCCCAGTCTGGAAGAAATGCGGGAGGGAATCCTCCAGCAGGCTCAAAGCACAGTTCAGATGACGCATAGCCTTCAGCAAATTCAGCATACGGCCGATGAAAACCGGTTGAGTTCGGAACAAACGTCTCAAACCACAGTCAATTTATCGCAAATGGCACAGCAACAAATGGAAATCGCGCAAAGATTCAAAGTGGAAAAACGAAGATCCGCAATTTCCAGAAAAGATCCTCAGTTCCGTGAATGA